In Sulfurisphaera javensis, a single genomic region encodes these proteins:
- a CDS encoding molybdopterin-dependent oxidoreductase gives MPFARCYMCKNMCGIITSVEGKTVRVAPNKNHPQPGICGRGAAGPYLLTHPDRLKGPLIREGNELVPINWDKALDEVVKVLRELKDEGHPEYLAITYHDYGKELLERFANLYGTPNLIGHESVCHGPRTVAAELVLGAEGPRSIDPDYPNSKFIVFIGRNPLEGIVPDIVRRIDEGRKNGLRIAVIDPRKSAIAQRYAERWIPIKPGTDTAFLLSLIYYMIRKGMYDEDFLKKYSNAALLIYEDTLTPANEYSDNLLFEGIINGRKVATSFKLLEKEAEKVYPRLKDITGATYEDVEYIAENLWENRPASAIDDGWHTSFSIDSTYTWMAAFIINVMIGNLDKKGGLVFSKKPRVKLYDISNVKAKRIDKIRYPLTYAAFQEVYRAILTGNPYPIKALIVVGTNLDGRDPNSELVRKALQKVFLVVIDIMPSEVTQYANVVLAESTYFERDELPLPVGWSLEGWVDIHEKTIDPLYNTKPLWWILLELEHRLNLSNETFEDLKRRIINSLRINEKELYEKGCVKVQDMDIYEVYPYKEKLNTPSGKVEIYSEELKKYGYYPIPTYIEKNISPRDIDEFYLTSGHTLYHTQDSITFDIPTLIKLQPDNPVMINSRKAELLGIKDNDEVEVISLATGEKVICRVKVSNFIREDTVFTYFGFGRHSKGERFAYGHGFDVNLLISDQLTDPISGSIAQSLNIVKIRKKVQ, from the coding sequence ATGCCTTTTGCGCGTTGTTATATGTGTAAAAACATGTGTGGAATAATTACATCTGTTGAAGGTAAGACAGTTAGAGTAGCTCCTAATAAAAATCACCCTCAGCCTGGTATTTGTGGTAGGGGTGCTGCTGGTCCTTATCTTTTAACTCACCCAGATAGACTTAAAGGACCTTTGATTAGAGAAGGAAATGAATTAGTTCCAATTAATTGGGATAAAGCATTAGATGAAGTAGTTAAAGTACTGAGAGAATTGAAAGACGAAGGGCATCCGGAATATTTAGCTATTACTTATCATGATTATGGAAAAGAGTTACTTGAAAGATTTGCAAACTTGTATGGTACTCCGAATTTGATTGGTCACGAATCTGTATGTCATGGACCTAGAACTGTTGCAGCCGAATTAGTTTTAGGTGCAGAAGGACCTAGAAGTATTGATCCGGATTACCCTAACTCAAAGTTTATAGTCTTTATAGGTAGAAATCCCTTAGAAGGGATAGTACCGGATATAGTTAGAAGAATTGATGAAGGAAGAAAGAACGGATTAAGAATTGCTGTTATAGATCCTAGAAAATCAGCAATTGCTCAAAGATATGCTGAAAGATGGATACCTATAAAACCTGGTACTGATACGGCATTTCTCCTTTCATTAATTTATTATATGATAAGAAAAGGAATGTATGATGAAGATTTCTTAAAGAAGTATTCCAATGCAGCACTTTTAATTTATGAAGATACATTAACTCCGGCTAACGAATACTCTGATAATTTACTTTTTGAGGGAATTATAAATGGTAGGAAAGTAGCTACTTCATTTAAGCTTTTAGAAAAAGAAGCTGAAAAAGTTTATCCAAGACTAAAAGATATAACTGGCGCAACATATGAAGATGTTGAGTATATAGCTGAGAACTTATGGGAAAACAGACCGGCATCTGCTATTGATGATGGTTGGCATACTTCATTCTCTATAGACTCGACTTATACATGGATGGCAGCTTTTATCATTAACGTAATGATTGGAAATTTAGATAAGAAAGGTGGTTTAGTATTTTCTAAGAAACCTAGAGTAAAGCTTTATGATATTTCTAACGTTAAAGCGAAGAGGATAGATAAAATAAGATATCCTTTAACATATGCAGCTTTTCAAGAGGTATATAGGGCGATACTTACTGGAAATCCTTATCCAATAAAAGCTCTTATTGTAGTAGGAACTAATTTAGATGGTAGAGATCCTAACTCAGAATTAGTTAGAAAAGCCTTACAAAAGGTCTTCTTAGTTGTAATAGATATAATGCCATCCGAAGTAACACAATATGCTAATGTAGTTTTGGCAGAGTCAACTTACTTTGAAAGGGACGAACTACCATTACCAGTAGGTTGGAGTTTAGAGGGATGGGTTGATATTCATGAGAAAACTATAGATCCTTTGTATAATACAAAACCTTTATGGTGGATTTTGTTAGAATTAGAACATAGACTTAATTTATCAAATGAAACATTTGAAGATTTAAAGAGAAGAATAATTAACTCCTTAAGAATTAATGAAAAAGAATTATATGAGAAAGGATGTGTAAAAGTCCAGGATATGGATATCTATGAGGTCTATCCATATAAAGAGAAATTAAATACACCCTCCGGTAAAGTGGAAATATATTCTGAAGAATTAAAAAAATATGGGTATTATCCAATCCCTACATATATAGAGAAGAATATTTCTCCAAGAGATATTGATGAGTTTTATTTAACCAGTGGACATACACTTTATCATACTCAAGATAGTATTACTTTTGATATTCCAACATTAATTAAATTGCAACCGGATAATCCAGTAATGATAAACTCTCGTAAGGCTGAATTATTAGGAATAAAAGATAATGACGAGGTAGAAGTTATCTCATTAGCTACTGGTGAAAAAGTCATTTGTAGAGTGAAAGTAAGTAATTTTATTAGAGAAGATACTGTGTTTACGTATTTTGGTTTTGGAAGGCATTCAAAAGGAGAAAGATTTGCATATGGTCACGGTTTCGATGTAAATCTCTTAATTAGTGATCAATTGACTGATCCTATTTCTGGAAGTATAGCGCAATCGTTAAACATAGTTAAAATTAGGAAGAAAGTCCAATAG
- a CDS encoding nucleoside hydrolase, translating to MRHFIIDCDTAEDDIMSLFMLIKNGVSVEGVTIVEGNISYEQEINNALWALEFIGKEIPVFPGSDRPIVKEFRSVPEVHGKGGIGDEIVKPSKLKPQSKKAVDAIVEISDRYPGELEFLAISPLTNLALAYLKDKSIVDKIKKVWVMGGTAWGRGNITPVAEYNIWVDPDAAKIVFNAGFDITMVPWDVIINYPINDKEWEEIKKINTKMAQFYIKIYTHYRQYSMEKEKIGGTPHPDLITTSVALNKNVIAKSEKQTVDIENCDCLTRGMTVIDFLGLWGKKPNVEVVYEINKKEFYSMLTDLLNWF from the coding sequence ATGAGACATTTCATAATTGATTGTGATACAGCAGAAGACGATATCATGAGTCTTTTTATGCTAATAAAAAACGGTGTAAGTGTTGAAGGAGTTACTATAGTTGAAGGAAATATTTCTTATGAGCAAGAGATTAATAATGCTTTGTGGGCATTAGAATTCATAGGAAAAGAAATACCAGTTTTTCCGGGAAGTGATAGGCCAATAGTAAAGGAATTCAGAAGTGTTCCAGAAGTTCATGGTAAAGGCGGAATTGGAGATGAGATTGTTAAACCTTCAAAATTAAAACCACAGAGCAAAAAAGCTGTTGATGCAATTGTAGAAATATCGGATAGATATCCGGGAGAACTTGAATTCTTAGCAATTTCTCCTTTAACTAATCTTGCATTAGCTTATTTGAAAGACAAAAGTATAGTAGATAAAATTAAGAAAGTTTGGGTTATGGGAGGGACAGCTTGGGGAAGAGGAAACATAACTCCAGTTGCTGAATATAATATTTGGGTAGATCCAGATGCTGCGAAAATAGTTTTTAATGCAGGATTTGACATTACAATGGTACCTTGGGACGTTATTATAAACTATCCAATTAATGATAAAGAGTGGGAGGAAATAAAGAAAATAAATACTAAAATGGCGCAATTTTACATTAAAATTTACACTCATTATAGGCAATATTCAATGGAAAAAGAGAAAATCGGAGGAACTCCTCATCCAGATTTAATAACTACTTCAGTGGCTCTAAACAAAAACGTTATTGCTAAATCTGAAAAACAAACAGTTGATATAGAGAATTGTGATTGTTTAACTAGGGGAATGACAGTTATCGATTTTTTGGGATTATGGGGAAAGAAACCTAATGTCGAAGTAGTATATGAAATAAACAAGAAAGAGTTCTATTCAATGTTAACCGATTTGCTCAATTGGTTTTAG
- a CDS encoding winged helix-turn-helix domain-containing protein, protein MKFKFKLWIETDEGKPVIGKGGISLIKNVIETGSISTAAKRMHVSYKFAWEYVRKVNDILGGIEMHKGGKGAGGTLVSEKINEVIKIYEEAEKEVNEVLEKYNKRIEEILKK, encoded by the coding sequence ATGAAGTTTAAGTTTAAATTGTGGATAGAAACGGATGAGGGAAAACCAGTAATTGGAAAGGGAGGTATTTCTTTAATAAAAAATGTTATAGAAACTGGATCAATTTCTACAGCTGCAAAAAGAATGCATGTCTCCTATAAGTTCGCTTGGGAGTATGTTAGAAAAGTTAACGATATCTTAGGTGGAATTGAAATGCATAAAGGGGGTAAAGGTGCTGGGGGTACACTTGTTTCTGAAAAAATCAATGAAGTAATAAAAATTTATGAAGAGGCAGAGAAAGAAGTGAATGAAGTATTAGAAAAATACAATAAAAGAATTGAAGAGATTTTAAAGAAATAA
- a CDS encoding STK_08120 family protein, with product MEEEFIINHEMEDEVFKSLFSDPDFVFANIFKGEVKFDKEKRKFTAYIPLKGFFIPYNLVLEVHICFWK from the coding sequence ATGGAGGAAGAGTTTATAATTAATCATGAGATGGAAGATGAAGTATTTAAATCACTCTTTTCTGATCCTGACTTTGTTTTCGCTAATATTTTTAAAGGTGAAGTTAAGTTTGATAAAGAGAAAAGAAAATTCACAGCATATATCCCATTGAAAGGGTTCTTTATTCCGTATAATCTTGTACTTGAGGTACATATATGTTTCTGGAAATAA
- the purE gene encoding 5-(carboxyamino)imidazole ribonucleotide mutase, which translates to MPKVAVIMGSKSDWEYMKEAVDLLKQFGVEVEARVVSAHRTPEFMVEFAKTAPQRGIEIIIAGAGGAAHLPGMTASLTHLPVIGVPIPSKNLNGLDSLLSIVQMPYGVPVATVAIGGAKNAALLALRILGIKYPDIAEKVKKFMEDMKNEVLNTKLD; encoded by the coding sequence ATGCCTAAAGTAGCCGTTATTATGGGAAGTAAGTCAGATTGGGAGTACATGAAGGAGGCTGTAGATCTTTTAAAACAATTTGGAGTTGAAGTTGAAGCAAGGGTTGTTTCAGCTCATAGAACTCCAGAATTCATGGTTGAGTTTGCAAAGACTGCTCCGCAGAGGGGTATTGAAATAATTATTGCTGGTGCTGGTGGTGCAGCTCATTTACCTGGAATGACAGCTTCGTTAACTCATTTACCAGTAATTGGTGTCCCAATACCATCAAAGAACTTGAACGGATTAGATTCCCTTCTCTCAATTGTTCAAATGCCTTATGGAGTACCAGTCGCAACAGTCGCTATTGGTGGAGCAAAAAATGCTGCCCTTCTGGCATTAAGAATTTTAGGGATAAAGTATCCGGATATTGCTGAAAAGGTTAAGAAGTTTATGGAGGATATGAAGAATGAAGTCCTTAATACAAAACTCGATTAA
- the acs gene encoding acetate--CoA ligase → MTEKLSEQLQQLGEQNLEEKADYNMRYYKYLYKRSIEEPDKFWGELAEELISWYEPWKQTFVQEEGLLTKWFVGGKLNASYNAVDRHLNSPRKFKAAIFWESERGEKKAVTYQDLFYEVNRWANALRELGVKKGDRVTIYMPLTPEGVISKLAVARLGAIHSVVFAGFGAQALADRIADAGAKVVITADAYYRRGKLVELKKTVDDAINILGDKSPVQKVLIYKRTGVEIPYKEGRDVYFDEVGKYKYIEPEPVEATDPLFILYTSGTTGKPKGIVHSTGGYLVGTSAMLLWSYGLSQENDVLFNTSDIGWIVGHSYITYAPLVMGRTIVIYESAPDYPYPDKWAEMIEKYRATTFGTSATAIRTLMKYGEDYVKQHDLSSLRIIVTNGEPLNYAPWKWGLEVVGGGKVFMSHQWWQTETGGPNIGYIPGLVYLPMKSGPAVGFALPGNKVTVLNDEGKETKPRERGYLVMLPPFPPMMMIGMWNDPGNERLKKTYFSKFPGIYYPGDYAMIDEDGYIWVMGRADETIKVAAHRIGAGEVESIATSHPAVAEAAAVGIPDPVKGEAVHLFIVLKVGYQPSPQLAKEIQEHIRKYMGAIVTPEVHFVDKLPKTRSGKVMRRVIKAVMMGQSAGDVTTLEDEASMDEIKKAVEEFKKSLNQ, encoded by the coding sequence ATGACTGAAAAACTCTCAGAACAATTACAACAATTAGGAGAGCAAAACTTAGAGGAGAAAGCAGATTATAACATGAGATATTATAAATATCTTTATAAAAGAAGTATTGAAGAACCAGATAAATTTTGGGGAGAATTAGCTGAAGAGCTAATTTCATGGTATGAACCATGGAAACAAACTTTTGTCCAAGAAGAAGGATTATTAACAAAATGGTTTGTTGGTGGAAAACTTAACGCTTCTTATAATGCAGTTGACAGGCATTTGAACTCGCCCAGAAAGTTTAAGGCTGCTATATTTTGGGAAAGTGAAAGAGGAGAAAAGAAAGCGGTTACTTATCAAGATTTATTTTATGAGGTAAATAGGTGGGCAAACGCATTAAGAGAACTTGGTGTAAAGAAAGGAGATAGAGTTACTATTTATATGCCTTTAACTCCAGAAGGAGTCATTTCAAAGTTAGCTGTGGCAAGGTTAGGTGCAATACATTCAGTAGTATTTGCTGGGTTTGGTGCTCAAGCTTTAGCAGATAGAATAGCTGATGCAGGGGCAAAAGTTGTAATAACGGCTGACGCTTATTATAGGAGAGGAAAACTTGTTGAACTAAAGAAAACTGTCGATGATGCAATAAACATTTTAGGAGATAAAAGCCCAGTACAGAAAGTTTTAATATATAAAAGGACTGGGGTAGAGATTCCTTATAAAGAGGGAAGAGATGTTTACTTTGATGAAGTAGGAAAATATAAGTATATAGAGCCAGAACCAGTTGAAGCTACAGACCCACTATTTATACTCTATACTTCTGGTACAACTGGGAAACCAAAGGGTATTGTACATAGTACTGGTGGATATTTAGTTGGAACTTCTGCTATGTTACTTTGGAGCTATGGTTTAAGCCAAGAAAATGACGTTTTATTTAATACTTCAGACATTGGATGGATTGTAGGTCACTCTTACATAACATACGCTCCATTAGTTATGGGAAGAACAATTGTAATTTATGAGAGTGCACCAGATTATCCCTACCCAGATAAATGGGCTGAGATGATTGAAAAATACAGAGCTACAACGTTTGGAACTTCAGCAACAGCAATAAGGACATTAATGAAATATGGTGAAGATTATGTCAAGCAACATGATCTCTCTTCATTAAGAATTATTGTTACAAACGGTGAACCGTTAAACTATGCTCCATGGAAGTGGGGATTAGAAGTTGTAGGTGGAGGAAAAGTCTTTATGTCCCATCAATGGTGGCAGACTGAAACTGGTGGACCCAACATTGGTTACATTCCAGGTTTAGTATATTTACCAATGAAATCTGGACCAGCTGTAGGCTTTGCCTTACCAGGTAATAAAGTGACAGTATTAAATGATGAAGGAAAAGAGACTAAACCAAGAGAGAGAGGTTACTTAGTAATGTTACCTCCATTCCCGCCAATGATGATGATTGGAATGTGGAATGATCCTGGGAATGAAAGATTAAAGAAGACATATTTCAGCAAATTCCCAGGAATTTACTATCCAGGAGACTATGCAATGATTGACGAAGATGGATATATTTGGGTGATGGGAAGAGCAGATGAGACTATAAAAGTTGCTGCACATAGAATTGGCGCTGGTGAAGTTGAGTCCATTGCTACTTCACATCCTGCAGTAGCTGAAGCTGCGGCAGTAGGAATTCCAGATCCAGTTAAAGGTGAAGCTGTTCACTTATTCATTGTTCTTAAAGTAGGCTATCAACCATCACCTCAGTTAGCTAAAGAAATACAAGAACATATAAGAAAATATATGGGAGCAATAGTCACTCCTGAAGTTCATTTCGTGGATAAACTGCCAAAGACTAGATCTGGAAAAGTGATGAGAAGAGTAATTAAAGCTGTAATGATGGGGCAAAGTGCTGGAGACGTAACAACGCTGGAAGATGAAGCATCAATGGACGAGATTAAGAAAGCAGTTGAAGAATTTAAGAAATCCTTAAATCAGTAA
- a CDS encoding transcriptional regulator, whose amino-acid sequence MNVIQLAILTILSEEERSVNELREYLGLDKKKLVKNIRTLEKKGYITRKTYLGEGDVIFGITDEGMEELYKYYMFLRDLIKEMEISVCTKFDC is encoded by the coding sequence GTGAATGTTATTCAATTAGCAATACTAACAATCCTTTCGGAGGAAGAGAGAAGCGTTAATGAGCTAAGAGAATACTTAGGCTTAGATAAAAAGAAATTAGTGAAGAATATAAGGACCTTAGAAAAGAAAGGATATATAACTAGAAAAACTTATCTAGGAGAAGGAGATGTTATCTTTGGAATAACAGATGAAGGAATGGAAGAATTATACAAGTATTATATGTTTCTAAGAGATCTTATAAAAGAAATGGAGATCTCAGTATGTACTAAATTTGATTGCTAA
- a CDS encoding ATP cone domain-containing protein, producing MTKVIKRTQEEEEYLPDKIYNSLIRAGASDEVAKEIVNEINEKIKNRDKISTDEIRRYVLTRLSQLEPEAADAWQFFDRVFKGRITFLDGKAIVVDKGKLYLGRSVKDFGPHLVNSEQVKEILDELKEDMEYGLSPKVINARLYALFMGVLHDKRMNVEEKEKSIELINEFRKSLGWKPYELKEPLE from the coding sequence ATGACAAAAGTTATTAAAAGAACTCAAGAAGAGGAAGAATATTTACCAGATAAAATATATAATTCATTAATAAGAGCAGGGGCATCTGATGAAGTTGCTAAAGAAATTGTTAATGAAATAAATGAAAAGATTAAAAATAGAGATAAAATTTCAACTGATGAGATAAGAAGATACGTATTAACTAGGCTCTCACAATTAGAACCAGAGGCTGCAGATGCTTGGCAATTTTTTGATAGAGTTTTCAAAGGTAGAATAACTTTCTTAGATGGCAAGGCCATTGTAGTTGATAAGGGCAAGCTTTACTTAGGAAGGTCTGTTAAGGATTTTGGTCCTCATCTAGTTAATTCTGAACAAGTTAAAGAGATCTTAGACGAGTTAAAGGAAGATATGGAATATGGTTTAAGTCCTAAAGTAATAAATGCAAGATTGTATGCTCTTTTCATGGGTGTATTACATGATAAGAGAATGAATGTAGAAGAGAAAGAGAAGTCAATTGAGTTAATTAATGAATTTAGAAAATCTTTGGGATGGAAACCATATGAGTTAAAAGAACCTCTTGAATGA
- a CDS encoding STK_08120 family protein yields the protein MYLRYIYVSGNKINYVFIIPDFAKHRDGIIRFINENKSIRIYLNLTLPLDILYSISIKRRVRDFIANFDEIIRLERIKKKV from the coding sequence TTGTACTTGAGGTACATATATGTTTCTGGAAATAAGATAAATTACGTTTTTATTATTCCAGATTTTGCAAAGCATAGAGACGGTATAATAAGATTTATTAATGAAAATAAGAGTATTAGAATCTACTTAAACTTGACGCTACCATTAGACATTTTATACAGTATTAGTATAAAAAGGAGAGTGAGGGATTTCATAGCGAATTTTGATGAAATTATAAGACTTGAAAGAATAAAGAAAAAAGTTTAG
- a CDS encoding 5-(carboxyamino)imidazole ribonucleotide synthase yields MKSLIQNSIKIGILGGGQLGWMMILEGRKYPFKFYVMDEPDAPACKIADKCYSPEEYKQMIDQSDIVTFEFEHVKEEALQYAEEQGKLLPRLNTVELKRERWKEKIFYKDHGLPTPRFYVVNDGEEALKILKDEFNNIGVLKQSKGGYDGKGQYFIKGDPEKYSFIKDMKCKFVVEEFVNFDYEASIIAVRDKNGNFKAYPPTYNYNEKGILVYNYGPLKDNRFAEIAKRLMDSLEYIGTIGIEFFVRNGEILINEFAPRVHNTGHYTLDSAFISQFEQHLRAITGLELGNTDLLSYGGMVNILGTDKVPFEVIKYGKVYWYGKSEVRKRRKMGHVNVIGENLEDVKQKIDIIMKLIYPQGLDL; encoded by the coding sequence ATGAAGTCCTTAATACAAAACTCGATTAAAATAGGGATTCTTGGTGGAGGACAGTTAGGTTGGATGATGATTTTAGAAGGAAGAAAATATCCCTTCAAATTTTACGTAATGGATGAACCTGATGCACCAGCTTGTAAAATAGCTGATAAATGTTATTCTCCAGAAGAGTATAAACAAATGATCGATCAATCGGATATAGTTACTTTTGAATTTGAACACGTAAAAGAGGAAGCATTACAGTATGCAGAAGAGCAAGGAAAGCTTCTTCCAAGATTAAATACGGTGGAATTAAAAAGAGAAAGATGGAAAGAAAAAATTTTTTACAAAGATCATGGACTCCCTACTCCGCGTTTCTATGTAGTTAATGATGGAGAGGAAGCTCTGAAAATTCTTAAAGACGAATTTAATAATATAGGAGTTTTAAAACAAAGCAAGGGAGGTTATGATGGAAAAGGACAATATTTCATCAAAGGAGATCCAGAAAAATACTCTTTTATAAAGGATATGAAATGCAAATTTGTAGTTGAAGAGTTTGTAAACTTTGATTATGAGGCATCAATAATTGCAGTTAGGGATAAAAATGGTAACTTCAAAGCTTATCCTCCAACCTACAATTATAATGAAAAAGGAATTTTAGTCTATAATTATGGACCCCTTAAAGATAATAGATTTGCTGAAATTGCAAAGAGACTTATGGATTCTCTTGAATATATAGGAACTATAGGAATTGAGTTCTTTGTAAGGAATGGAGAAATCCTAATTAACGAGTTTGCTCCAAGAGTTCATAATACTGGACATTATACTTTAGATTCCGCATTTATCTCCCAGTTTGAGCAACACTTAAGAGCTATTACGGGTCTTGAATTAGGTAATACTGATCTTCTTTCTTATGGAGGGATGGTTAACATTTTAGGAACTGATAAAGTTCCATTTGAGGTGATAAAATATGGAAAAGTGTATTGGTACGGAAAAAGTGAAGTGAGAAAAAGAAGAAAAATGGGTCATGTTAATGTTATTGGAGAAAACTTAGAGGATGTGAAACAAAAAATTGATATTATAATGAAACTAATTTATCCTCAAGGTTTAGATTTATGA
- a CDS encoding FAD-binding protein: protein MDVYSEEELFKAIKDAYINSRKIQILGNGKHAKKSKADEYIYTRKMEWFEIKGNKVEALAGADVVKIRKEASENGLLLPTLYDGTVGGLLATNEPSPLSTTYGKPRDFTSWVTVLTPYGGVKWNFLIGSRGILGAVSRAELKLFPKPKKVITYEKSNVTEDEVSKLIELNPLVLLVDYDREKFNIHASFEDEKNVGNGYSKDEGVPVVEVADESREIIVEGDSLSEFVRVVEISKPVYAYWVYKSGLFKLYDANVEALSQHGVKYYTRDNPKEVYLKLKRLLDFKNIFV, encoded by the coding sequence ATGGACGTTTACTCTGAGGAAGAATTATTTAAAGCAATCAAAGATGCATATATTAATTCTAGAAAGATACAGATCTTAGGAAATGGGAAGCATGCTAAAAAAAGTAAAGCTGATGAGTATATTTATACTAGAAAAATGGAGTGGTTCGAAATAAAAGGGAATAAGGTCGAAGCATTAGCTGGTGCAGATGTAGTAAAGATTAGGAAAGAAGCAAGTGAAAATGGTCTTTTATTACCAACATTATATGATGGTACAGTAGGAGGCTTGTTAGCGACAAATGAACCTTCACCTCTTTCAACTACGTATGGTAAACCAAGAGACTTTACTTCATGGGTAACAGTTTTAACTCCTTATGGCGGAGTTAAATGGAATTTCCTGATTGGATCTAGAGGTATATTGGGAGCAGTATCTAGGGCTGAACTCAAATTATTTCCTAAACCTAAAAAAGTGATAACATATGAAAAAAGTAACGTAACTGAAGATGAAGTCTCTAAACTTATAGAGTTGAATCCTTTAGTTCTCTTAGTAGATTATGATAGAGAAAAATTCAATATCCATGCTTCTTTCGAAGATGAGAAAAACGTTGGAAACGGTTATTCTAAAGATGAAGGAGTTCCGGTAGTGGAAGTAGCTGACGAAAGTAGAGAAATAATTGTTGAAGGAGATTCTCTTTCAGAGTTCGTAAGAGTTGTTGAAATCTCTAAACCAGTTTACGCTTATTGGGTTTACAAAAGCGGTTTGTTTAAGTTATATGATGCTAATGTAGAGGCCTTATCTCAACATGGTGTAAAATATTATACTAGAGATAATCCAAAAGAAGTATACTTAAAGCTTAAGAGATTACTCGACTTTAAGAATATATTTGTATGA
- a CDS encoding ATP-binding protein: MDRETVLKALIDWNFWYKEQYTGIIRDEYVNSLLQMMDIGLAIDVTGVKRCGKSTIINQVVKKLINNGVDPFNTLIINFEDPRFNIRNGNDLFQLYEIYKEIKRKEGRTYIFLDEVQKVENWEGFVRSLIDRKEAYVIVSGSVKMNISESLSGRHLSFIVYPLSFKEFLEFKKLEIKNDLDILAKEPIIKSLFLEFVKLGGFPLVALSELKEKVLVNLYEDIISKDVIERCKIKNVHEVRTLSLFYLSQIGNRISFRKISRSLNIPIKNVLKYTECLTSSFLIYFVNPLNSKLSEMVKAEKKVYSIDQGLANVIGFRLNESLGSLLENVVFIELLRRYGINKIFYYRGKRGEVDFVIKDNEVKEAYQVTYSLQDMEREIKGIKEILERKKDIKVYILTFDEEKEIEINGKKIPVLKTWKWLLESFKRFF; encoded by the coding sequence ATGGACAGAGAAACAGTACTTAAAGCATTAATAGACTGGAATTTTTGGTATAAGGAACAATATACTGGAATAATTAGAGATGAGTATGTAAATTCCTTGCTTCAAATGATGGATATTGGTTTAGCAATAGATGTTACTGGGGTTAAGAGATGTGGTAAATCTACCATAATTAATCAAGTAGTAAAAAAGCTGATTAATAACGGGGTTGATCCTTTCAACACTTTAATAATCAATTTTGAAGATCCTAGATTTAATATTAGAAATGGAAATGACTTATTTCAGCTTTATGAAATTTATAAAGAAATTAAAAGAAAAGAAGGAAGAACTTATATATTTCTAGATGAGGTTCAAAAGGTTGAGAATTGGGAAGGGTTTGTAAGGTCCTTAATTGACAGAAAAGAAGCTTATGTAATTGTTTCAGGTTCTGTGAAGATGAATATTAGTGAATCTCTTTCTGGTAGACATCTATCTTTCATTGTATACCCTCTTTCATTTAAGGAGTTTTTAGAATTTAAGAAACTAGAAATAAAAAATGATCTTGATATTTTAGCTAAAGAGCCGATAATCAAGTCTTTATTTTTGGAGTTTGTGAAATTAGGTGGATTTCCTTTAGTTGCTCTCTCTGAGTTAAAAGAAAAAGTCTTAGTTAACCTCTATGAAGACATTATATCTAAAGACGTCATAGAAAGATGTAAAATTAAAAACGTACATGAGGTTAGAACACTTTCTCTCTTTTATCTATCTCAAATAGGGAATAGAATATCATTCAGAAAAATATCTAGGTCACTAAATATACCAATAAAGAATGTATTAAAATATACTGAGTGTTTAACTTCTTCCTTTCTCATTTACTTTGTTAATCCATTAAATTCTAAACTTTCAGAAATGGTAAAGGCTGAGAAGAAAGTGTATTCGATTGACCAGGGTTTAGCTAACGTAATAGGATTTAGGTTAAATGAGAGTTTAGGTTCTTTGTTAGAAAACGTGGTGTTCATAGAGTTGTTACGCAGATATGGTATTAACAAAATTTTCTATTATCGCGGTAAAAGAGGAGAAGTGGATTTTGTTATTAAAGATAATGAAGTTAAAGAAGCTTATCAAGTCACATATTCCTTGCAAGATATGGAAAGAGAGATAAAAGGAATTAAGGAAATATTAGAAAGAAAAAAGGATATTAAGGTTTATATTTTAACTTTTGATGAAGAGAAAGAGATTGAAATTAATGGTAAAAAAATCCCTGTGTTAAAAACATGGAAATGGCTTTTAGAATCATTCAAGAGGTTCTTTTAA